The Alnus glutinosa chromosome 3, dhAlnGlut1.1, whole genome shotgun sequence nucleotide sequence AAACAGCGGCACAGTGAAGAATACATCTGAATTTTTTAGCCAAACAAACATGTTGAAGGCCGGAAAGGCACCGGAGAAGTCCAATTTCGCTCAGACATGCTACCTCCTGAGCCAGTACGTGAAGGAGAGAGGAAGGATGGACGATATTAGCCGTGGAATGAATAGGAAACTGGAGCCTAAAggtgttctttctttctctatctCCGTATCTTTTTACCTTCTGATTTTGTACGTAGTTTTCCTTCTCTATCTTCCATATCTGTTTATGTAGATCGAACActgttaattaatataatatgcCTGACTTACAAGAAGTAGTACTGTTGGATCGAACAACTTGTCTTATAGTTTGTCTTGCCACGTTTCAGAAAAACCCGAAACATCTGATCTGCCAGCGGCAACCACTATGGATTTATTAATAAACATGGAAAATTCAGCTGAGGCTTTGAGACAAAACACCGTGTCTCCTTCAAATGCGCAATCCACGGATTTTCTTCAACAGTTTGGTTGTTTCTATCCCTCAAACTCGAGCGACATGGCTTCTAGTAAGGCCGATTTCAGGTATATATGCAGCCATTTGTGGTTTccggcctatatatatatatatatatatatatatatatatatatatatatatatatgtatgtatgtatgaaaTTAAGAAACATGAACTTATTTTTAACTTTAGATACGCATGGGTTAGTTCGAAGCATATATATACTTTTGCTCAAATTTCATAAATACATGTCTAGAGTCGTCTGAAATTACTGAAGATCCCCTACTTTTGGcactaaactgcaattttagaTACACCCGCGAACCCGAATTAACATGTTTAGCAAACGGGTTAATCATGGGTCGACGAGCTTAACATGGTGGCCCGtttattttgtataattataaaatcagattttattttttcttttaaccttatttgcaaaaaaaattcatcaaaactTTCTTTTGGGTCTTTTTTAGAGTCTCCCAAAGAAATTATGTTTTCAATAagagatttaattatttatttatttgagtcAACCCAATACAGCTGATTTATTAATGGTTATGTTGGTCAAGTCAGATTGGGTTAATACGATACAACATGTTTATCAAACGAGATATAATACATTTACAACTGTAcaacttttttgaaattaactATTGGATATAAGATATGTtatttacacaatttttatataagAATTGCACAACGCTGATGTGTccagcatttttttaaaaagaaaatatgaaaatgctGAACACATCAGCATTGCTGTGCAAAATGTTGTCCAGCTAACATATCTCATTAGATATTTAGGGCCCACATGTAGAAAACTAGATTCtatagttaatttaaaaaaataaagaaaaaaaaaaaatttgttagagTTATACAAGAGTATATATTCGAGAAATAAAAACTTATAGCACGTGCACGTACATAGCTCAAGCATAAAAATTGCATGAAATATCCGAGCATTAATCCTTTAACAAAATTGTTGctaaattatatgtattttttattgctTCAGGAAACCGGCGATCAAGGAGGCTGTAACAGCCCAGATGACAATTTTTTACGCCGGCCAAGTACTAGTATTCAACGACTTTCAGGCCGACAAGGCAAGGGAGATCATGGCTTTGACCAGAAAGGGATGCTCTTATACTTCTGGCATGGACAAAGTAAATTCAGGAAGTTCTATTGCAGCCTCGTCCCAAAGGAATACCACCCAACAACGCCTTCAACAACAATATCAAGCTATTGATTCTGGTAATTTTCTTGTCTTGTGTGAATAATATTAAGGGGAGCTGCATGTTTATGATGGGTTTCGAGAGATTTGTATATTgtattaacaatttttattttttcctaatttttagaTTTGCCAATTGCAAGAAGAGCTTCACTTCACCGGTTCTTGGAGAAGAGGAAGGATAGGTAAGCACTCTTATAGAGGCGATCTCtccctttcttctcttctttggtAAATTCCGATCATTATAAATCTTATTTATGTGTCGACTTTACACAAAAGTGAAGGAAGGTCGGCTGAGTCAGATTTTGGGTTTTCAACATTTTCAACACCCCTGGGTTCAAGGGACATAGTTggatttttggaaagaaaaatcgTAAAATTAGTAATTTGTGATTATATCCATTTGCGATAAATTTTTTGTGacataaaaatgttttgagagtttcttaaaattaataaataggtCCATGCACTAAACTTcgacctaattttttttttttttttttttttttttttttttttttttttacaaaaaatgagTGCAGGGat carries:
- the LOC133862356 gene encoding protein TIFY 10A-like; protein product: MLKAGKAPEKSNFAQTCYLLSQYVKERGRMDDISRGMNRKLEPKEKPETSDLPAATTMDLLINMENSAEALRQNTVSPSNAQSTDFLQQFGCFYPSNSSDMASSKADFRKPAIKEAVTAQMTIFYAGQVLVFNDFQADKAREIMALTRKGCSYTSGMDKVNSGSSIAASSQRNTTQQRLQQQYQAIDSDLPIARRASLHRFLEKRKDRTAAKAPYQSNPPFEAPPKPKESNPWIELEYQSSEQLEHKI